A region of Haloplanus sp. XH21 DNA encodes the following proteins:
- a CDS encoding halocyanin domain-containing protein, with translation MSRRAVVTSTSALALTALAGCSGSSGSGGGGSGSGSGGDSGGGDGGSDGGDSAASFGGWMENVGNYESVADETGSDSVTVAVGAQGNGGNFAFDPPAIRVSAGTTVVWAWTGQGAQHNVVAEDGSFESDLSAEEGFTFEHTFSSAGTYRYACTPHETMGMKGVVVVE, from the coding sequence ATGTCACGACGGGCGGTCGTAACGTCGACGAGTGCACTCGCGCTCACCGCACTGGCCGGCTGTAGCGGTTCGAGCGGTTCCGGTGGCGGGGGCAGCGGAAGCGGGAGTGGCGGCGACAGCGGTGGCGGAGATGGCGGGAGCGACGGCGGCGACAGCGCCGCCAGTTTCGGCGGGTGGATGGAGAACGTGGGGAACTACGAGTCCGTCGCCGACGAGACGGGCAGCGATAGCGTCACCGTCGCCGTCGGTGCGCAGGGCAACGGCGGGAACTTCGCGTTCGATCCGCCCGCGATCCGCGTCTCGGCGGGCACGACCGTCGTTTGGGCGTGGACCGGGCAGGGCGCCCAGCACAACGTCGTCGCCGAGGACGGCTCCTTCGAGAGCGACCTCTCGGCCGAGGAGGGGTTCACCTTCGAACACACGTTCTCCTCGGCCGGCACGTACCGATACGCCTGCACGCCCCACGAGACGATGGGGATGAAGGGGGTCGTAGTCGTCGAGTAG
- a CDS encoding AzlD family protein, whose translation MAVDLSTTTLLVIAVMCLVTYATKASGLWLLARLDLSDRAQAGLSALPGGIIIAILAPRLATGGPPEWAAGGVVVLIAHRTDSVLLALVVGVVALLLFRGQAPVG comes from the coding sequence GTGGCCGTTGATCTCTCGACCACGACGCTGCTGGTCATCGCCGTGATGTGTCTCGTCACCTACGCGACCAAGGCGAGCGGCCTCTGGCTGCTGGCGCGTCTCGACCTCTCCGACCGGGCGCAGGCGGGGCTCAGCGCCCTCCCCGGCGGCATCATCATCGCTATCCTCGCACCGCGACTGGCGACCGGCGGGCCGCCGGAGTGGGCCGCGGGCGGCGTGGTCGTGCTCATCGCCCACCGGACCGACAGCGTCCTCCTGGCTCTGGTCGTCGGCGTCGTCGCCCTCCTGCTGTTCCGCGGGCAGGCCCCCGTCGGTTAG
- a CDS encoding AzlC family ABC transporter permease, with amino-acid sequence MDATESDDSTTDDLSFSIEGVWDGLVTCLPVALGVAGYGVVFGVLAHRAGLSVAEAALMSGTVLAGAAQLVAIELWDTPVPIAAVVLTTLVVNLRYVLMGAALRPWFRQLSARQAYASVFFITDENWALTVRELRNGSRHGAFLLGSGLTIWVVWVGATVTGVVAGDAIGDPARYGLDFVLTAVFLTIAVGLWEGQSSLAPWGVAAAVAVAGAHWLPGRWYILLGGLAACLAEVGQRGR; translated from the coding sequence ATGGACGCGACGGAGTCGGACGACTCGACGACCGACGACCTGTCGTTCTCGATCGAGGGCGTGTGGGACGGACTGGTCACGTGCCTTCCGGTCGCGCTGGGCGTGGCCGGATACGGCGTCGTCTTCGGCGTCCTCGCGCACCGCGCGGGGTTGAGCGTCGCCGAGGCGGCGCTGATGAGCGGGACGGTCCTGGCCGGCGCGGCCCAACTCGTCGCTATCGAACTCTGGGACACGCCGGTCCCGATCGCCGCGGTGGTTCTCACCACACTGGTCGTCAACCTCCGCTACGTCCTGATGGGCGCGGCGCTCCGCCCCTGGTTCAGGCAGCTCTCCGCGCGACAGGCGTACGCGAGCGTCTTCTTCATCACCGACGAGAACTGGGCGCTGACGGTGCGAGAGCTCCGAAACGGGAGTCGGCACGGCGCCTTCCTCTTGGGCAGTGGGCTGACCATCTGGGTGGTCTGGGTCGGCGCCACCGTCACGGGCGTCGTCGCGGGCGACGCCATCGGCGACCCGGCGCGCTACGGCCTCGATTTCGTCCTGACAGCGGTGTTTCTGACGATCGCGGTCGGTCTCTGGGAGGGGCAGTCGTCGCTCGCCCCCTGGGGCGTCGCCGCCGCCGTCGCCGTCGCGGGCGCGCACTGGCTCCCGGGTCGGTGGTATATCCTGCTCGGCGGCCTCGCGGCCTGTCTGGCGGAGGTGGGACAGCGTGGCCGTTGA
- a CDS encoding RAD55 family ATPase, whose protein sequence is MTVYEIEGVLPEGMLDELPHGTNLMISGPAMIGKRELAIRLLTAGYDEGEGILCVTTSQNAASLLTELESQIPTLDRERVAIVDCTGSDHQQVIKEIATERVSSPGDLTGISIGTAKLFQKFTNQDISEVRHGLVSVSTLIQYLDVDTVFKFLHIYTSRITDTQGLGIFTVDGASHDPQTLNTITSEFDGVLELREAETGEREIRLKGLADASREWHSFS, encoded by the coding sequence ATGACGGTGTACGAGATTGAAGGGGTCCTGCCGGAAGGGATGCTCGATGAGCTGCCCCACGGGACGAACTTGATGATCAGCGGCCCAGCTATGATCGGGAAGCGAGAATTAGCGATTCGCCTACTCACTGCTGGCTATGACGAAGGTGAGGGAATTTTGTGCGTGACGACGAGCCAAAATGCCGCGAGTCTCCTTACCGAACTAGAATCACAGATACCGACGTTGGATCGCGAACGCGTTGCAATCGTCGACTGTACGGGAAGCGACCATCAACAGGTGATTAAAGAGATCGCAACAGAGCGAGTGTCATCGCCGGGCGATCTGACTGGAATTAGTATCGGCACGGCGAAGCTCTTCCAGAAGTTCACCAACCAGGACATCTCGGAAGTCAGGCACGGTCTCGTTTCTGTATCAACACTCATTCAGTACCTCGATGTCGACACCGTGTTTAAATTCCTCCACATTTACACATCCCGCATCACGGATACCCAGGGCCTCGGGATTTTCACCGTAGATGGCGCGTCGCACGATCCACAGACACTCAATACGATCACGAGTGAATTCGATGGCGTTCTTGAGCTGAGGGAAGCAGAGACAGGTGAGCGGGAGATCCGCCTCAAAGGGTTAGCTGATGCATCACGTGAGTGGCACTCGTTTAGCTAA
- a CDS encoding sensor histidine kinase, whose amino-acid sequence MKNSLSWQAYTSGESFVFDDLQEEPGLYNPDSEVRSELITPLGAHGVMNLGATDPSEFDDDDILLAKLLAANVQAALGRAERERALERQTDQMEFFNSILRHDVLNAITVIKSRAEFLTDDLEGEQLRDAETIVTWCTDVKDIVQEVRTVLETLTGEGDPDLNPVEVGTELRAEVQRVRSTYPDVIFNTTIPDDVVVIANDLLGDVLGNIVTNAVDHNETDGLTVSITAEKQDDCAVVRIADNGQGVSADRKEMIFRRDETGHAKSTGSGFGLFFVDVMVKEFNGDVWVEDNAEGGATFVVQIPLAEQSITA is encoded by the coding sequence ATGAAAAACAGCCTCTCTTGGCAAGCATACACCTCGGGTGAGTCGTTCGTCTTTGATGATTTGCAGGAGGAACCTGGATTGTATAATCCTGATTCCGAGGTTCGAAGTGAACTCATCACTCCTCTCGGCGCTCACGGGGTGATGAACTTGGGTGCAACGGATCCGAGCGAGTTTGACGACGACGATATCCTATTAGCAAAGCTCCTCGCAGCAAACGTCCAGGCGGCTCTCGGTCGTGCCGAACGCGAGCGTGCCCTCGAACGACAAACCGATCAGATGGAGTTCTTCAATTCGATCCTTCGGCACGACGTCCTCAATGCGATCACGGTGATCAAATCGCGTGCTGAATTCCTTACGGACGACCTCGAGGGAGAGCAGCTCCGTGACGCCGAAACCATCGTCACATGGTGTACTGACGTCAAGGACATCGTCCAAGAAGTGCGGACTGTGTTGGAAACGCTAACGGGAGAGGGCGACCCAGACCTCAATCCCGTTGAAGTAGGAACAGAACTTCGCGCTGAAGTCCAACGTGTCCGATCGACGTATCCAGATGTAATATTCAATACCACCATTCCAGACGATGTAGTAGTTATTGCAAATGACTTGCTCGGCGATGTCCTCGGGAACATCGTTACAAATGCTGTTGACCACAATGAGACAGACGGTCTCACTGTCTCAATCACAGCTGAAAAACAGGACGACTGCGCAGTTGTTCGAATCGCTGATAACGGACAGGGGGTCTCCGCCGATCGCAAGGAGATGATTTTCCGGCGAGACGAAACAGGCCATGCGAAATCCACCGGTTCAGGCTTTGGCCTCTTTTTCGTCGATGTCATGGTGAAGGAATTCAACGGAGACGTCTGGGTAGAAGATAACGCGGAGGGAGGCGCAACCTTTGTCGTGCAGATACCTCTGGCCGAACAATCTATTACTGCGTAA
- a CDS encoding cryptochrome/photolyase family protein, translating into MRLHWHRTDLRPFDNRPLVTVGDDPILPVYVFDPNVLAHAAPPRLAFIRESLAALREWYRARESDLLVVRGEAPTELARLADAHDADTVSWAQAYSELGRQRDARVTERLADDGVETRVVHDHLHHEPGSITTNEDEPYSVYSYFWKKWRDREKADSLAAPGADRLANPSTETPLPTLDDLGFDDPEASTPAGGYEAARHRLNEFCSAPIYRYAETRDCPAADGTSRLSPHLAHGTLGVRTVHDHVMRAREAAPDDEARESVETFRSQLAWREFYHHVLYFNPEVVTENYREYENDIEWRDDDEALAAWKAGETGYPIVDAGMRQLRREAFMHNRVRMIVASFLTKDLLLDWREGYDWFRRTLVDHNPANDNGGWQWAASTGTDAQPYFRIFNPMTQGERHDPDAEYIREYVPELRGVDSDTIHGWHELSPDERVAAAPDYPAPIVDHSERREQALAMFERARGEAD; encoded by the coding sequence ATGCGCCTCCACTGGCACCGGACGGACCTTCGGCCGTTCGACAACCGACCGCTCGTGACGGTCGGCGACGACCCCATCCTGCCGGTGTACGTGTTCGATCCCAATGTTCTGGCTCACGCCGCGCCGCCTCGGCTAGCCTTCATTCGCGAGAGCCTCGCCGCGCTCCGCGAGTGGTATCGCGCCCGCGAGAGCGACCTGCTGGTTGTTCGGGGCGAAGCACCGACCGAGCTCGCCCGCCTCGCCGACGCCCACGACGCGGACACCGTCTCGTGGGCGCAGGCCTACTCCGAGTTGGGTCGCCAGCGCGACGCGCGCGTGACCGAACGGCTGGCCGACGACGGCGTCGAAACGCGCGTCGTCCACGACCACCTTCACCACGAACCGGGTTCTATCACGACGAACGAGGACGAGCCCTACTCAGTCTACAGCTACTTCTGGAAGAAATGGCGGGACCGGGAGAAAGCCGACTCCCTCGCCGCGCCCGGGGCGGACCGACTGGCGAACCCATCGACCGAGACGCCACTCCCCACCCTCGACGACCTGGGGTTCGACGACCCCGAGGCCTCCACCCCCGCGGGCGGATACGAGGCGGCGCGCCACCGCCTCAACGAGTTCTGTTCGGCGCCGATCTATCGGTACGCGGAAACGCGCGACTGCCCCGCGGCCGACGGCACGTCCCGTCTCTCCCCGCACCTGGCGCACGGGACCCTCGGCGTCCGGACAGTCCACGACCACGTCATGCGCGCCCGCGAGGCGGCGCCCGACGACGAGGCGCGCGAGTCCGTCGAGACGTTCCGGAGCCAACTCGCCTGGCGGGAGTTCTACCACCACGTCCTCTATTTCAACCCCGAGGTCGTTACCGAGAACTACCGCGAGTACGAGAACGACATCGAGTGGCGCGATGACGACGAGGCGCTCGCGGCCTGGAAAGCGGGCGAGACCGGGTACCCCATCGTCGATGCTGGGATGCGCCAGTTGCGCCGCGAGGCGTTCATGCACAACCGCGTGCGGATGATCGTCGCCTCCTTTCTCACGAAGGACCTCCTGCTCGACTGGCGCGAGGGGTACGACTGGTTCCGGCGCACACTCGTCGACCACAACCCCGCGAACGACAACGGCGGGTGGCAGTGGGCGGCCTCGACGGGGACGGACGCCCAGCCCTACTTCCGCATCTTCAACCCGATGACGCAGGGCGAACGCCACGATCCCGACGCCGAATACATCCGCGAGTACGTCCCCGAACTCAGGGGCGTCGACTCCGACACCATCCACGGGTGGCACGAACTCTCGCCCGACGAACGCGTGGCGGCGGCCCCCGACTACCCCGCCCCCATCGTCGACCATAGTGAGCGCCGCGAGCAGGCGCTGGCGATGTTCGAACGCGCGCGTGGCGAGGCGGACTAA
- a CDS encoding DUF1684 domain-containing protein, translating into MSETPDDYADRLRDNRAEKDRVFAEARHSPLPPEERDDFDGLDYFDPDPDYRVEATVTAHDDPEPIDLETSDDRTVRYLRVVTLRFDLRGDSHELHGYRQEGAAGSEIFVPFRDKTTGQQSYHGGRYMELEPEGSLADGDRIPIDFNLAYTPFCAFSEAFSCPLPPEENWLDVAVPAGERAPPV; encoded by the coding sequence ATGAGCGAGACGCCCGACGACTACGCCGACCGCCTGCGCGACAACCGCGCCGAGAAAGACCGCGTCTTCGCCGAGGCGCGCCACTCCCCGCTCCCGCCCGAGGAGCGCGACGACTTCGACGGCCTCGACTACTTCGATCCCGATCCCGACTACCGCGTCGAGGCAACTGTGACGGCCCACGACGACCCCGAGCCGATCGATCTGGAGACGAGCGACGACCGCACGGTCCGGTATCTCCGGGTCGTCACGTTGCGGTTCGACCTTCGGGGCGACAGCCACGAACTCCACGGCTACCGACAGGAGGGGGCAGCGGGGAGCGAGATTTTCGTTCCGTTCCGCGACAAGACGACCGGGCAACAGAGCTACCACGGCGGCCGATACATGGAACTCGAACCCGAGGGATCGCTGGCCGATGGCGACCGCATCCCGATCGATTTCAACCTGGCGTACACGCCCTTCTGTGCGTTCAGCGAGGCGTTCTCCTGTCCCCTGCCGCCCGAGGAGAACTGGCTCGACGTGGCGGTTCCGGCCGGCGAACGCGCGCCGCCGGTGTGA
- a CDS encoding PAS domain S-box protein has protein sequence MTLNPKVMYPTDDSIHILHVDDEPEFTEMAATFVEREDDRFDIETAINPANGLELLSETNFECVISDYDMPKTNGIEFLKSVRDEYPDLPFILFTGKGSEEVASDAISAGVTDYLQKESGTEQYTILANRIANAVESNRLEREANQTRTQLQAISEHSADAIVTIDSDSRIHFANPAVEELFGYTPAELQGKPLTTIIPDRYHKQHLTAMSQYLETGERTMNWSNVEFPGRRKDGTEIPISVSYGEFDLNGNQRFLGIMRDISERTQMEADLREREQRLRENQVNLQMYERAVEGSTDLLAAIDSEYNLIFANEQYKRYHGLSVNDIDQRALPEVLGERWETEVKEYVDKALDGDTVKYEMERAGADGDPRTLNVHYYPLRDEDESIIGVVAAMRDVTEHKKYEQERDLQFFSEVVETIGVGVGVYDESGRFEYVNEAYAEILGTDKETLENKAVWEINPEIDPDRFHDYWASFEEGETRTTETVHKFDETEVPVQTVTTFKQINDTWFHFGTIQDITESKKQEQRFQAFVERSNDILAILNPDGTFQYQSPATERILGYETEEMIGENAFDFVHPDDRESLREQFEQSFADPDANPTVEYRFQHADGSWRWLESRGNNQFENPAVEGFVVNSRDITDRKEHEQQLADLHDVTREMVHATEEQEVCEIAVRAAENTLDFPLTGIWLCDESGDRLEPAATTARSRELFGDHPVYTDEKQPLLASIHLG, from the coding sequence ATGACACTGAATCCAAAAGTAATGTATCCAACAGATGACTCCATCCATATCCTTCACGTGGATGATGAGCCCGAATTTACAGAGATGGCAGCGACATTCGTCGAGCGGGAAGATGACAGATTCGACATCGAAACCGCGATAAATCCAGCAAATGGATTGGAATTACTTTCCGAAACCAACTTCGAGTGTGTGATTTCCGATTATGACATGCCAAAAACAAATGGCATCGAGTTCCTCAAATCCGTCCGAGATGAGTATCCTGATCTGCCGTTTATTCTATTCACTGGGAAAGGCTCCGAGGAAGTCGCCAGTGACGCGATTTCGGCTGGAGTTACCGATTACCTTCAGAAGGAATCTGGAACCGAGCAGTACACGATCTTAGCAAATCGAATCGCAAACGCTGTTGAAAGTAATCGTCTCGAGCGAGAAGCCAACCAAACGCGCACACAACTCCAGGCCATCTCGGAACACTCTGCGGACGCTATCGTTACCATTGATTCGGACAGTCGGATTCACTTTGCGAACCCGGCGGTTGAGGAACTTTTTGGATACACTCCTGCTGAACTCCAAGGGAAGCCACTGACGACGATTATACCAGACCGTTATCATAAACAGCACCTCACCGCCATGAGCCAGTATCTCGAGACTGGCGAACGGACGATGAACTGGTCGAACGTCGAATTTCCTGGTCGTCGTAAGGACGGGACCGAAATCCCGATTTCGGTATCATATGGTGAATTCGATCTGAATGGAAATCAGCGGTTCCTCGGAATCATGCGCGATATCTCAGAGCGCACTCAAATGGAAGCAGACCTGCGAGAGAGAGAGCAGCGATTGAGGGAGAACCAGGTCAACCTCCAGATGTACGAACGAGCGGTGGAGGGCTCTACCGATTTGCTAGCTGCTATCGACTCTGAATACAACCTCATATTCGCTAACGAACAGTACAAACGGTACCATGGTCTTTCGGTGAACGACATCGATCAACGAGCATTACCGGAGGTGTTGGGCGAACGGTGGGAGACCGAGGTCAAAGAGTACGTCGACAAAGCCCTCGACGGAGACACCGTCAAATATGAGATGGAACGGGCCGGGGCTGATGGCGACCCCCGGACACTGAATGTTCATTACTACCCGTTGCGAGACGAGGATGAGTCAATTATCGGAGTGGTCGCAGCGATGCGTGACGTTACCGAACACAAAAAGTACGAACAGGAGCGTGACCTTCAGTTCTTCAGCGAAGTGGTCGAAACCATCGGGGTCGGTGTTGGCGTTTATGACGAAAGCGGACGCTTCGAGTATGTGAATGAGGCGTACGCTGAGATACTAGGGACCGACAAAGAGACCCTCGAGAACAAGGCGGTTTGGGAGATCAATCCTGAGATCGATCCGGATCGTTTTCACGACTACTGGGCATCGTTTGAAGAAGGCGAAACACGAACCACGGAAACAGTCCACAAGTTCGACGAAACAGAGGTCCCTGTCCAAACCGTGACGACTTTTAAACAAATAAACGACACGTGGTTCCACTTTGGGACTATACAGGATATCACTGAGTCCAAGAAGCAGGAGCAACGGTTTCAGGCCTTTGTCGAACGATCGAACGATATTTTGGCTATCCTGAATCCGGATGGGACGTTCCAGTATCAGAGCCCCGCAACTGAGCGCATCTTGGGGTACGAGACCGAGGAAATGATCGGAGAAAACGCGTTTGACTTTGTTCATCCGGATGACCGTGAGAGTCTACGAGAGCAGTTTGAACAATCGTTTGCCGATCCAGACGCGAACCCAACAGTAGAGTATCGGTTCCAGCACGCCGATGGTTCCTGGCGCTGGTTGGAGTCACGCGGGAATAATCAATTCGAGAATCCCGCCGTAGAGGGGTTCGTGGTCAATAGTCGCGACATCACGGACCGCAAGGAACACGAGCAACAGCTTGCCGATTTACACGACGTTACCCGGGAGATGGTGCATGCAACTGAAGAGCAGGAGGTGTGTGAGATAGCCGTACGAGCGGCCGAAAACACCCTCGATTTCCCACTCACGGGGATATGGTTGTGTGACGAGAGCGGCGACCGGCTTGAGCCGGCAGCAACGACGGCCAGATCCAGGGAGCTATTCGGCGATCATCCCGTGTATACCGATGAAAAACAGCCTCTCTTGGCAAGCATACACCTCGGGTGA
- a CDS encoding AbrB/MazE/SpoVT family DNA-binding domain-containing protein: MSSDGIDAESTVSGNQANIPARIRRELDIDDGDQLRWQLEDDGSVRVHVVQQEAGTFAEFDGYGGAATTDVTNDHDAWGVDTE; encoded by the coding sequence ATGAGCAGCGACGGCATCGACGCCGAAAGCACGGTGTCGGGGAATCAAGCGAACATCCCCGCCCGGATCCGGCGCGAACTCGACATCGACGACGGCGATCAGCTCCGGTGGCAGCTCGAAGACGACGGGAGCGTCCGCGTCCACGTCGTCCAACAGGAGGCGGGGACGTTCGCTGAGTTCGACGGCTACGGCGGCGCGGCGACGACCGACGTGACGAACGACCACGACGCCTGGGGCGTCGACACCGAGTGA
- a CDS encoding MBL fold metallo-hydrolase, whose protein sequence is MTADTAGSVTPRELRHRLAAGEAVTLLDVRNRDEVDRWRIEAPSVDFHNVPYMTFVAARVTDNITDLLPADLTEPVVVVCPRGEASAEVADQLVAGGVAAENLDGGMAAWARLYDRMELDAGDGATVFQYHRPASGCLGYAVVSAGEMAVIDPLRAFADRYRSAAADRTLVAAVDTHIHADHVSGVRTLAATTDATPILSAAAAERGVADAARFTTVTDGDELTVGETTLTAVSLPGHTTGMTGVRVGDVLLTGDSLFLDGVARPDLQEDADPDAQARTLYATLTERLETFPDRTLVAPGHTEASVEEPGPRVASLGDLRSRLAVFGMDEATFVDHVTRVGADPANAARIVAINRGQESVDDETAFELELGPNNCAVGA, encoded by the coding sequence ATGACAGCCGACACCGCCGGGAGCGTCACGCCCCGCGAACTCCGTCACCGACTCGCCGCGGGGGAGGCGGTCACCCTCCTCGACGTGCGGAACCGCGACGAGGTCGACCGCTGGCGCATCGAGGCGCCGTCGGTCGACTTCCACAACGTCCCCTACATGACGTTCGTGGCGGCGAGGGTGACCGACAATATCACCGACCTCCTCCCCGCCGACCTGACGGAACCGGTAGTCGTGGTCTGTCCTCGGGGCGAGGCCAGCGCCGAGGTGGCCGACCAACTCGTGGCAGGGGGCGTCGCGGCCGAGAACCTCGACGGCGGGATGGCGGCGTGGGCGCGCCTGTACGACCGGATGGAGCTCGACGCCGGCGACGGCGCCACCGTGTTCCAGTACCACCGCCCCGCGAGTGGGTGTCTCGGCTACGCCGTCGTCTCGGCCGGCGAGATGGCCGTGATCGACCCGCTCCGAGCCTTTGCCGACCGGTATCGCTCGGCCGCCGCCGACCGGACGCTCGTCGCCGCCGTCGACACGCATATCCACGCTGACCACGTGAGCGGCGTTCGGACCCTCGCCGCGACGACGGACGCGACGCCGATACTGTCGGCCGCGGCGGCCGAACGCGGCGTCGCCGACGCGGCGCGGTTCACCACCGTCACCGACGGCGACGAACTGACGGTGGGGGAGACGACGCTCACCGCCGTGTCACTTCCGGGACACACGACCGGCATGACCGGCGTTCGCGTCGGCGACGTGTTGCTGACGGGCGACAGCCTCTTTCTCGACGGCGTTGCCCGCCCGGATCTGCAGGAGGACGCCGACCCGGACGCCCAGGCCCGCACGCTGTACGCCACCTTGACCGAGCGACTGGAGACGTTCCCCGACCGGACTCTCGTCGCCCCGGGCCACACGGAGGCGAGCGTCGAGGAGCCGGGGCCGCGCGTCGCCAGCCTCGGTGACCTGCGGAGCCGACTGGCCGTGTTCGGGATGGACGAGGCGACGTTCGTCGACCACGTGACGCGGGTGGGTGCCGACCCCGCCAACGCCGCGCGCATCGTCGCCATCAACCGCGGCCAGGAGTCCGTCGACGACGAGACGGCGTTCGAACTCGAACTCGGACCGAACAACTGCGCAGTCGGGGCGTGA
- a CDS encoding response regulator, translating to MSSGDRPSILIVEDEPDVAETYVRWLQSAYDVQVASNGSEALEQMDESVDVVLLDRMLPKMSGGEVLTEIRDRGFDCRVVMVTAVDPDFDIIEMGFDEYVSKPPERDELRATVDRMLDRASLNNELQEYYSLVARRSALQAEKTPDELEANDAYSELVDQIEATRETVDADLGDMSSETEFVGAVREIMTDEEYPKDETSMEEERE from the coding sequence ATGAGCAGCGGGGACCGTCCGAGCATCCTCATTGTCGAGGACGAGCCTGATGTCGCGGAAACATATGTACGATGGCTACAGTCAGCATATGATGTCCAGGTGGCTTCGAACGGCTCAGAAGCACTCGAACAGATGGACGAGTCGGTCGACGTGGTGTTGCTCGATCGGATGTTGCCCAAAATGTCCGGTGGGGAGGTTCTCACCGAGATTCGTGATCGGGGATTCGACTGTCGTGTGGTGATGGTAACAGCAGTTGATCCTGACTTCGACATCATCGAGATGGGATTCGACGAGTACGTCTCCAAGCCACCCGAACGGGACGAGTTACGCGCGACGGTCGACCGGATGCTAGATCGCGCGTCGCTCAATAACGAACTTCAAGAGTATTACTCATTGGTCGCCCGACGGAGTGCGCTTCAGGCCGAAAAGACCCCGGACGAGCTTGAAGCGAATGACGCGTATTCTGAACTCGTCGATCAGATCGAAGCAACGCGTGAGACAGTCGATGCTGACCTCGGAGATATGTCATCGGAAACGGAGTTCGTCGGCGCCGTTCGCGAAATTATGACCGATGAGGAGTATCCCAAGGATGAAACATCAATGGAGGAGGAACGAGAATGA
- a CDS encoding isocitrate/isopropylmalate dehydrogenase family protein, whose translation MTYDIAVIPGDGIGNGVTEAVEPLLIDVADTYGVDVTTTWFDWGSERYLEEGALMPDDGLDQLESFDAILLGAVGHPEVPDHVTLRGLRLPITKGFNQHVCKRPSYLFEGVESPLRGYAGGDIDLVVYRQNTEGEYADVGGREHQGFANEVAVQASVFTREATEAVVRPAFEAARERDGHLTNVTKSNAQAHSMVFWDEMVEEVSEDFPDVEVERLLVDAASMDFVRRPDEFDVVVASNLFGDILTDIGGGIMGSLGLAPSTNINPDRTYPSMFEPVHGSAFDIMGEGIANPLGMVLSGSLMFEHLGEDAVATALWDGVADQLADDDAPRTPDIGGDATTAVVASDLADRLVE comes from the coding sequence ATGACGTACGACATCGCAGTCATCCCGGGCGACGGCATTGGCAACGGCGTCACGGAGGCGGTCGAACCGCTACTGATCGACGTCGCGGACACATATGGCGTCGACGTGACGACGACGTGGTTCGACTGGGGCAGCGAGCGATATCTCGAAGAGGGCGCGCTCATGCCCGACGACGGCCTGGACCAACTGGAGTCGTTCGACGCCATCCTGCTCGGCGCCGTCGGTCATCCCGAGGTGCCGGATCACGTCACGCTGCGCGGCCTCCGACTACCCATCACGAAGGGGTTCAACCAGCACGTCTGTAAGCGCCCCTCCTATCTCTTCGAGGGCGTCGAGAGCCCGCTCCGGGGCTACGCGGGCGGCGACATCGACCTGGTAGTCTACCGCCAGAACACGGAAGGCGAGTACGCCGACGTGGGCGGGCGGGAACACCAAGGTTTCGCAAACGAGGTGGCGGTCCAGGCGTCGGTGTTCACCCGCGAGGCCACCGAGGCGGTCGTCCGCCCGGCGTTCGAGGCCGCACGCGAACGCGACGGGCACCTCACGAACGTCACCAAATCCAACGCCCAGGCCCACAGCATGGTCTTCTGGGACGAGATGGTCGAAGAAGTGAGCGAGGACTTCCCCGACGTGGAGGTCGAACGCCTGCTGGTCGACGCAGCGAGCATGGACTTCGTCCGCCGACCCGACGAGTTCGACGTGGTGGTCGCCTCGAACCTCTTCGGCGACATCCTCACCGACATCGGGGGCGGCATCATGGGGAGCCTCGGCCTCGCGCCGTCGACGAACATCAATCCCGACCGGACCTACCCTTCGATGTTCGAACCGGTCCACGGAAGCGCTTTCGACATCATGGGCGAGGGCATCGCCAACCCGCTTGGGATGGTGCTCTCGGGGTCGCTCATGTTCGAACACCTGGGCGAAGACGCGGTGGCGACGGCGCTCTGGGACGGCGTTGCCGACCAGTTGGCTGACGACGACGCCCCCCGAACGCCGGATATCGGCGGGGACGCGACGACGGCCGTCGTGGCGTCGGACCTCGCCGACCGGCTCGTGGAGTAG